A portion of the Oncorhynchus masou masou isolate Uvic2021 chromosome 11, UVic_Omas_1.1, whole genome shotgun sequence genome contains these proteins:
- the rnasekb gene encoding ribonuclease kappa-B, protein MPSLLFCGPKMAACGIVISIWGVIMLVMLGIFFSAKSAVLIEDVPFTEEDIRNDKNPPGTIYGLYNQVGINCFIAAAIYVAVGAVSLCQVRLNKRQEYMVT, encoded by the exons ATGCCATCTCTTTTATTCTGCGGTCCGAAAATGGCCGCCTGTGGAATAGTGATCAGCATATGGGGAGTCATCATGTTG GTGATGTTGGGGATCTTCTTCAGTGCAAAGTCTGCTGTGCTGATTGAGGATGTGCCCTTCACTGAGGAGGACATCCGCAATGA TAAGAACCCTCCGGGAACCATCTATGGACTCTATAACCAGGTGGGCATCAACTGCTTCATTGCAGCAGCCATCTATGTTGCAGTGGGGGCGGTGTCACTCTGCCAGGTCAGACTCAACAAGAGGCAGGAGTACATGGTGACATAA
- the LOC135548531 gene encoding chromatin complexes subunit BAP18-like, protein MTSASTKVGEIFSAAGAAFTKLGELTMQLHPVADSSPVGAKWTEMEIKILRSAVQRFGDDLNSISSVIKERTVAQIKTTVKRKLYEDSRMPLSSDSLKKTTKKTMVTMAAAPAPLAPTVIAVPTSQVVLTTGLQSTSLMPPAIKKQKTADVTLSALNDLDVNSDLVDIEGLGDGSNTKLNFDQESLNLDSSLMNSSDLPLLSC, encoded by the exons ATGACTTCCGCCTCTACTAAG GTGGGAGAGATCTTCTCAGCCGCAGGAGCTGCCTTCACCAAGCTGGGTGAGCTTACCATGCAGCTGCATCCAGTAGCTGACTCCAGCCCTGTAGG AGCCaaatggacagagatggagatcaAGATATTGCGTTCAGCTGTGCAGCGTTTCGGTGATGATCTGAACAGCATCAGCTCTGTGATTAAGGAGCGCACTGT AGCCCAGATAAAGACAACAGTGAAGAGGAAACTGTATGAGGACAGCAGGATGCCCCTCTCCTCAGACTCTCTCAAAAAGACCACCAAGAAGACCATGGTCACCATGGCAGCCGCACCAGCACCCTTGGCCCCCACAGTAATTGCTGTGCCCACCTCACAGGTTGTCCTGACAACAGGGCTTCAGAGCACCTCCCTTATGCCCCCTGCCATCAAGAAACAGAAAACCGCAG ATGTAACGCTCAGTGCTCTGAATGACTTGGATGTGAACAGCGACCTGGTGGACATTGAGGGACTGGGAGATGGATCCAACACCAAGCTCAATTTCGATCAAG AGAGCCTCAACCTGGACTCCAGCCTCATGAACTCCAGTGACTTGCCCCTCCTGTCTTGCTGA
- the LOC135548530 gene encoding P2R1A-PPP2R2A-interacting phosphatase regulator 1-like — MERMEVDQCAGAAAGSGGGALRRSNSAPMITSVSDGMTVFSPTISPRYRRSSVSVNPSCPSLAVPLSPFSLGGERPDHKRQEENMEMTLRGSLQRLSDSNLVPPVSHWHDHSSVGFHLPDSGITPNSSPSPTRRFRGPTVSSTVRWPALTPLKRKGGVESDGPPKKLFVAGVTDPAHRTSYTVSVTQASAGSPTGGASPQGSTLYLSPPPSFTSHQPNI; from the exons ATGGAACGAATGGAAGTGGACCAGTGCGCAGGCGCAGCTGCCGGGAGCGGAGGCGGGGCTCTTCGTAGATCGAACAGCGCCCCCATGATCACGAGTGTCAG CGATGGTATGACAGTGTTCAGTCCAACTATTTCACCCCGGTATAGACGGAGCAGTGTCTCTGTCAACCCCAGCTGTCCTTctctg GCCGTCCCCCTGTCCCCTTTCTCATTGGGTGGTGAGAGACCAGACCACAAAAGGCAG GAAGAGAATATGGAGATGACACTCAGGGGGAGTCTTCAAAGACTGAG TGATTCCAACCTGGTCCCTCCTGTCAGTCACTGGCATGACCATTCATCAGTG GGATTCCATTTACCGGACAGTGGTATCACACCCAATTCGTCCCCTAGTCCAACTCGGAGGTTTAGGGG GCCAACAGTCAGCTCTACTGTGAGATGGCCTGCCCTGACTCCACTGAAAAGGAAAG GAGGAGTGGAGTCTGATGGTCCGCCGAAGAAGCTGTTTGTTGCCGGGGTAACAGATCCTGCTCACCGAACTAGTTACACAGTCAG TGTGACTCAAGCATCTGCTGGCTCTCCTACAGGTGGTGCTAGTCCCCAGGGTAgtaccctgtacctgtctcctcccccctcaTTCACCTCTCACCAGCCCAATATCTAG
- the LOC135547859 gene encoding LOW QUALITY PROTEIN: P2Y purinoceptor 3 (The sequence of the model RefSeq protein was modified relative to this genomic sequence to represent the inferred CDS: inserted 1 base in 1 codon) — MSISQASNTTESTSVTETLSSFTPSPPFSPSPCSIDESYKYIFLPLCYSLTFFFSLTLNSVVLVRSCRRYGGCRHGNXPRRWTTSLIYMVNLATTDLMYGLSLPFLVASYMLQDRWVFGDFMCRLVRFLFYFNLYCSIFFLTCISVHRYLGICHPMRTITLESRRAVRGTCAMVWVVVFVLTCPIFRFAQTGYVVRGGGGGGRAGERGNGSEEEGGGNVVSGEPNVFVNCWDDAIDNEFAEYVPYGLVLHLLGFFVPFTIIAWCYSQVVRTIFRTLHSPSSSQVGGDEEGGGGGSEGRRERTSISISSSQHSHYIRRRRKSIKTIITITLLFALCFLPFHVTRTLFLLLRRGQMGGCNAMKTISICYKVTRPLASCNAWLNALLYFLTGDKSVPCCDTASRHDHHRNPSLWPLRILRKDRVGEKEEVKREKKTEKKEGEIRRDNESKSSGIVF, encoded by the exons ATGAGTATAAGCCAAGCCTCCAACACCACAGAGAGCACATCTGTGACAGAGACCCTCTCTTCCTTCACCCCatccccccctttctccccctccccctgcagTATTGATGAGTCCTACAAGtacatcttcctccctctctgctaCTCCCTCACCTTCTTCTTCAGCCTGACGCTTAACTCCGTTGTCCTGGTGCGCTCCTGCCGTCGCTATGGTGGCTGTCGCCACGGCA GCCCCCGCCGCTGGACCACGTCTCTGATCTACATGGTGAACCTGGCAACCACGGACCTGATGTACGGCCTGTCTCTGCCCTTCCTGGTGGCCAGCTACATGCTGCAAGACCGCTGGGTGTTTGGAGACTTCATGTGTCGCCTGGTGCGTTTCCTGTTCTACTTCAATCTCTACTGCTCCATCTTCTTCCTCACCTGTATCTCCGTCCACCGCTACCTGGGCATTTGCCACCCCATGAGGACCATCACCCTGGAGAGCAGGCGGGCTGTGAGGGGGACCTGCGCCatggtgtgggtggtggtgttcGTGCTTACGTGTCCCATCTTTAGGTTTGCCCAGACGGGGTATgtggtgagaggaggaggtggtggagggagggcaggagagcgAGGGAATGGatctgaggaggaggggggtggaaaTGTAGTCAGTGGTGAGCCGAATGTGTTTGTGAACTGTTGGGATGATGCTATTGATAATGAGTTTGCAGAATACGTCCCGTACGGCCTCGTCCTGCACCTACTGGGCTTCTTCGTCCCATTCACCATCATCGCATGGTGCTACTCCCAGGTAGTCAGGACCATCTTTAGGACCCTGCATTCCCCATCCAGCTCCCAGGTGGGGGGAGACGaagagggaggtggtggggggTCAGAAGGGCGCAGGGAGAGAAcgtccatctccatctccagctcaCAGCACTCCCATTACATTCGCAGGCGCCGCAAGTCCATCaaaaccatcatcaccatcactctGCTGTTCGCACTCTGCTTCCTCCCCTTCCACGTTACCCGGACACTATTCCTGCTCCTCAGGAGGGGTCAGATGGGAGGATGCAATGCCATGAAGACAATCTCTATCTGCTACAAGGTCACTCGGCCACTGGCCTCCTGTAATGCCTGGCTGAACGCTCTCCTGTACTTCCTCACTGGAGACAAGAGTGTCCCCTGCTGTGACACGGCCAGTCGGCATGACCACCACCGCAACCCCTCTCTCTGGCCACTGAGGATCCTGAGgaaagacagagtgggagagaaggaggaggtgaagagagaaaAGAAGACAGAAAAGAAGGAGGGGGAGATTCGTCGAGACAATGAGTCAAAGTCTTCTGGGATTGTCTTTTAG